The genomic interval TTATTAACAACATCCTGGATATCTCTAAAATTGAAGCCGGCAAAATGGATCTAGACGAAGTTGATTTTAACGTTAATGCGGAAATCCATAAAGCTGTATCGATTGTTGCCCAGGCTGCAAAACAGAAAGGGATTCAGATTGAGGAAAATTTCAGCGAGGAGATTCCTAAATCGGTTTTCGGAGATCCAACACGGTTCAGACAGATTATTCTAAACCTTCTCAGCAATGCTGTTAAATATACCGATGAGGGAAAAGTATCTATTCTATCGAAGGTAAACGCAAAATCGGCAAATGCGATTGAACTTGTAACTGTGATTGAAGATACCGGCCAGGGAATTCCTACAGAAAAAATTCAGCTGCTCTTTGAACCCTATGTTCAGGTGAAAAATAAAAAAGGGAAAAAAGAAGGTACCGGTTTAGGTCTTGTTATATCAAAGGAATTTATCAAACTGATGGGCGGTGATATCAGAGTCGAAAGTAAAGTCGGTGTGGGCAGTAAATTCACTTTCACGGTCAAACTAAAATCGAATCTTGAACCTCTTCCTGATTATATTACACCCGAAATTGAAACCGATCCGAAACCGGTTGTTGCCGAACAATCGTTGCAGAAAACCGGTGAAATCAGTTCCGGCACCGGCGAATTTAAGTACAACAGTTCAGCAAAAAAGAAGATCCTTCTCGTCGAGGATAATCCGATTAGCCAGAACCTCGAAATGAAAATATTGCGGGAAGTCGGTTATGATGTTGATGCTGTATCAAATGGTTTTGATGCAATTGAAGCAATAAAAACCGGATCGTTCGATGTTGTTCTGATGGACGTTGAAATGACAGATATGGACGGAATTACTGCAACAAAAAAAGTAAGAGAACTTCCGGGAGTTAACGGTAAAATTCCGATTATCGCGGTTACCGCTCATTCAAGTATGAAAGACAGGGAAAAATGTCTGGCAGCAGGTATGGATGACTATATTGCCAAACCGATTAATATCCACTTCCTGAAACTTACTATCGACCAGTGGCTTAATAATTCGAAGTAAAGATTTTTCCTGCCGGAATTTTCTGTTCACCAAAACGAATCTGATTTTCCGCCCGCTGACCTTTTAATTATTTGAGCCGATTTGGTTGTCACATTCTCATTTTATATTATTTGATTGTAAAAAGAGGAAAAATTGGAAGTAAAAACTTTATCCTTCCAGGTAAATTCAAAAGGCCATACCGATATAATCGATATTACGGAAAATGTAAAATCCAGATTGAATGAATCCGGTATGAGAAATGGAAATGTACTAATCTTTGCACCCGGTTCAACAGCCGGAATTACTACCATCGAAAATGAACCGGGACTGATGAGGGATTACCCAGATTTCCTGGAACGGATTATACCTTCCAGTGGAAAATATCACCACGATGAAACATGGCACGATGGTAACGGATACGCACACGTCCGCGCTTCCCTTCAGGGAGCTTCTTTTACTGTACCGTTTGCCGAACGAAAGCTTCTACTTGGAACCTGGCAGCAGATTATACTAATCGATTTTGATAACCGTCCAAGAACCCGGAATATAATTGCTCAATTTATCGGAGAATAAAATATGAAGTTGTTCAGATCATTTTTAATTATCCTTTTTATACCGGCTCTCATTTCCGGTTGGGGGGATAAAGGTCATAAAATAATTACGAAATATGCTATGCAGTTATTGCCTGTTGAAATGAATTTCCCTTTTGATATCAGGTCTGCTATTGTTGACCATTCGACAGATGCCGATCACAGGAAGAAAGATGTTAAAGATGAATATCCCAAACATTTTATCGATATAGATTTTTATAAGGAATACCGCGACGGGCGAATGATCCAATCCTATGATTCGCTTGCGGCTCTATACGGCGACAGCGTAGTTACTGAAATGGGAACATTGCCATGGGCAACAATGCGGACTTACTCCAACCTTGTAAATGCTTTTAAAGAGAATAATCGTGATGGAATAATTCTCTACGGTTCGGATATCGCCCACTATATTGAAGACGGACACCAGCCGCAGCACACAACGCTGAATTATAACGGTCAGCTTACTAATCAGAAGGGAATCCATTTCAGATATGAAAGCGATATGTTTA from Melioribacteraceae bacterium carries:
- a CDS encoding secondary thiamine-phosphate synthase enzyme YjbQ, which translates into the protein MEVKTLSFQVNSKGHTDIIDITENVKSRLNESGMRNGNVLIFAPGSTAGITTIENEPGLMRDYPDFLERIIPSSGKYHHDETWHDGNGYAHVRASLQGASFTVPFAERKLLLGTWQQIILIDFDNRPRTRNIIAQFIGE